GGCCACGACGGCGAAACCGCGCCCGTGCTCTCCCGCCCGTGCCGCCTCGATGGCTGCGTTGAGGGCAAGCAGGTTCGTCTGTGCGGCGATTCCGGCGATGAGTTTTACGATATTGGAGATTTCACGCATCTCGTCATTTAACTGGGTAATTTCAGCGACGCTCTCCTCGGAGATGGTTCCCACGAGCTGCATCTTGGCATGCGTGTCCCTGCCGATCTCGGCCGCTTTGCTTCCTTCCGCGGCTGCTTTCTGTGCCCGGGACATGACTTCCTGTGTTGTGGAGGCGATCTCCTCGATCGATGCCGAGAGATCCGAGATTTCCCGGTTGATGTCCTCGATCTGGGCGAGGAGGTTCCTGGTAAACTCGGACGACTCCTGGGTTGCCACGGCGACCTGCTCGGTCGCACGGCCAATTTCATCCGAGCTTTTACTCACTTCCTGCGACGTTCCCTCAACCTGATGTGCGTCCTGGCCTACCTCTTCGATCAGCTGCTTCATGGCGGTGATCGATTTGTTATAGTCCTGTTTGAGGGTCTGGAGCGGATCATCGTCCTCGAGGGCGACAAACGCGGTGAGATCCCCGTCCGCCATCTTTGTCATGGCCTCTGCAAGGACACCGGCGCTTTCATTGAGCTTCGCTGCCTCGGCCTGAGCGGTCTCCATGAGCTTTTGCACTTCCTGGCCCTTACGGTGGTCCTCGGTCACATCCTGGTAGATGTAATAATTAACGTCGATCTCGCCCTTGTCGTTGAGAATCGGGACCTGATAGAGGATCAGGTAGGATTTTTCGCCGTTCGGCCATGCGACCTCCATGTTCGTGATCGCCTTCTTCTTCGTCTCGTAGGAAGCGTAGAAGTCGTCTCCGCCGGTGATGGTAATGTCGAAATCGTAGAGCTTCTTTGCCATCAGTTCGTCGTAGGATCCGCGCCATACGCGCTGGTATTCCACGTTGAGGTCGAGCCGGTGCTTATCGTCCGCAAGGATGGTGATCGCCTGCGGGTTCTCCTTGATGAATGCCTCGGCACGCCTCTTGAGAATATTGACCTCCTCCATTTCGCGGCGTTCCACGGTAACGTCGTTGTAGACGATGAGGATGTTTGTGAGATCCCCGTTTGCGTTCGTAATCGGGATGCCGTGCTGTTCGAGAATGTGGGTACCGCTCGGAAGGTCGACGGTGACTTCTCCGAAACTGCGCTTGCTCTCCTTGATGACCTTTCCAAGGCCTTCGCCCTTCTGGTCGAGGATCGTGAAGTCCCGTGCATTCATTGCGAGGATTTCTTCCCGGGTGTACCCGCTCATCCTGACATATGCCTCGTTCGTGACAACGATTTTGAAGTCCTTTGTGACGAGCAGAATCGGCATCGGGTTTTCCTGAACAATCGTCTCGGCGCGACGCTGGAGTGCCTCGTTTATCTTCAGCTGCTTTTCGATCTGTTCGGCTTCCCGGCGCTCCGTGGTAATGTCGTTGTACACGAAGTACGCATGTGCGGTCAATCCGGCTCCGTCATCGACGGGAATGCCGTACTGTTCGATGATCTTGGATCGTCCGTCCTTGAAGGTGATCTGGAGTTCGCACTTCGTGTGGACGCCCTTGAATGTTTTATCCGTGGTGTCGCCCTTGAGGTGTTTAATCTTGTAATCGGTCTTTTCCATGGAGAGGAGTTTGTCCCGCGGCTGTTCCATGAGGTCTTCGTACGATTCGTTGAGATCAACGACGTCGAATGAGCGGTTTAAGAGGACCATCGGAAGGGGATTCTCACGAAAAAGTGTTTCAGTCTGCCTTTTAATTACTTCTTCCGCCGCGATTTTCTTAAAAATCTCGTTCACGGCATCGGCGAGCGGCCGGAGAGGTTTGGCAAGCGTTGCCGGGTCGATCTGCACGTCGGTTTCGCCTGCCTTTGCATCCTCAATGGCGGATATAAATAATTCAATGAATTCATAATCCATATTCTGCTGCGATTCAGGTGCCGGCATTCCCGTCCGGGTTCCGGTTACCGTGCTTTTCTTCTTTGCTACTGCCATAAGTCATTTCTCCCTTATCATGTCGCATTGAATTTCGATCGACAGCCCCTGATCCGGGGCTCCGTTCCATACCGTGCCCCGGGGCGCTTCTGTGCAGTGCGCATCGTTCCCGTCCCATGCCCGGACGATCCGCTGCGCCTGCATGCCCCTCTGGGATACGGCACTTCGCTTGATAGCATACGCATCCCACCTGGTACAACCGGTGGGAAATTTTTCAGTTCTGACGCCGGGCCGTATGAATTACAGAAGGATGGCCTCGCACCGCCGTGATCCGGTGATGACGGGACAGGGCCGGTTCCTGCTGGTGCCAGATTGATGGTAGCCTTCATTACGACCTCGTTTAGCCTCTAAAAATGCTCATTAACGCCATACCTGTTCTTCGGCTGATCGGCCGGATCGATGTCCCGTCATTCTGATGGCGGGAGGGTCGCTTTCTGTGTTCCACCCTCTTTTTCCTGACTGGTGCAGGAATCCGGCGATATCGGGGCGTGAGGTTGCCGTGCGGGAACCTCTCCCGTGGTGTGCGTATGCTGTGATCGAAATTGTGTGACACCTCGCCTGATGGTTCGGTATACAGTGAGTATAATACTCAGCACTTATAATTATTTCTAATACTACTTATAAATCTTTCTTTTTATATCCAATCCATATTAGTGGTTAAAAAAACAAAATATACAATATATGTGGGGTAATACTAATGGTTAATTGGTGGGGATAATCAATGCCGATATTGAATGGAGATAAACTGAAAATCGTTGTATTCGGTGCATTCAATGCCGGGAAGTCATCTTTTATCCGGGCGGTGGATCCGGCGTCCCGGCATGTCGAGGCACGGACAGACGGTGGAACGACCACCGTTGCACTTGACTTCGGAAGAGTGACTTTCGGAAGCACGAAAGTCTTTATTTTTGGAACACCCGGTCAGGAACGCTTTGAATTTGTCCGCCGGATCCTTTCGCGCGGAATGGACGGCGCCATCGTGATGGTGGATGCAACGCGCAGTATCGATGCGATGACCTGTGATTTCTGCGAATGGCTTCATGAAACAGGGATTCCTTTTGTCGTTATGCTCAACAAATGCGACCTCCCCGGCGCGTCGCCCGGAATGTTTGCCGATCTCGTGGGCGACGGGTACGTCCACTGCATTTCCGCCCTCACCGGCGATCAGGTGCATGACGCCCTCGGGCTCTTTGTTGAGCGCCTCATCCGTCTGCGCCGGAAAAACACATAGTATTAAGTCCAATCGATTTTTACATTGAGATAATGTCCATCGGAAGAATCATCTGCCTTCTTGTACTGGTGTGCGTATCGGCGGCACTCACGGCCGGGTGCACCTCCTACACGTTCGGGGACGTGGCATATGCGGACGACACGCTCCATGTGATGGTGAATAGTGGTGACGAACCGCGGCAGGTCACCGTCCAGGTCACCATCTTCGACACGACCGGATTTGCTCAGGCGGAAGTGTACCGGAAGGCTGAGTATCTGGATCTCGTCACGGGTGGGAACGAGTATCTCGTCCCCATCAGCCTCCGGCCCGGAACGTACAAAATATACCTCTATATTATGGTGGACGGCGCGAGGACCACGAGCGTGATCCGGGATATTACAGTCCCATGACGGCGGATGCCCTGATTTCCGTGGCTCTCGGGGAACGACCGGCAGATCTGGTCTGTCATGACGTATCCCTCTTCAATCCGTTTTCCTGTGAGTGGGAAGAGACGTCCTTTGCCGTTGCCGGTGGACGGGTGGCGGGCATCGGTGCATACGAGGGAATCCGCGAGATCCGCTTCGGGGGAGCGCAGTGCGTCCCCGGACTGATCGACGCCCATGTTCACATCGAGAGCTCGCTCCTGACCCCCGTGGAGTACGGGAGGCTTGTACTCGGGCATGGCACGACCACGGTCGTTGCCGACCCCCACGAGATCGCAAATGTGGCAGGGACCGACGGGCTCGACTATATGCTTGCAGAGCGGAAAAAAACGCCGCTCGACATCCTCCTCATGCTCCCGAGCTGCGTACCGGCGACTCCGATGGATCGCGGAGGCGCCACCCTCACGGCGGAGGATCTCTCGGCATACACGGACCGCGAGGGTATCCTCGGCCTCGGGGAGATGATGAACGTGCCGGGGGTGCTCTCCGGGGACCCCGGCGTCGCGGCGAAGATGTCGCTCTGCCGGATTATCGACGGTCATGCACCGCTCCTCTCCGGGCATGCACTGAACGCATATATCGGGGCGGGGGCGCAGAGCGACCACGAATGCACGAATCTTACCGAGGCGCGGGAAAAACTGCGCCGCGGCATGTACATCATGATCCGCGAGGGATCAACAGA
This DNA window, taken from Methanoculleus sp. SDB, encodes the following:
- a CDS encoding GTP-binding protein, with product MPILNGDKLKIVVFGAFNAGKSSFIRAVDPASRHVEARTDGGTTTVALDFGRVTFGSTKVFIFGTPGQERFEFVRRILSRGMDGAIVMVDATRSIDAMTCDFCEWLHETGIPFVVMLNKCDLPGASPGMFADLVGDGYVHCISALTGDQVHDALGLFVERLIRLRRKNT